One region of Termitidicoccus mucosus genomic DNA includes:
- a CDS encoding homocysteine S-methyltransferase family protein gives MSAAISFPPSAESPSFAALRELFARRIAILDGAMGSMVQTYKLAEADFRGGEGGRFAAHPHDLQGNNDLLGITRPDVIEGIHAAYFEAGADIVETNTFNSTAISQADYHLESLVPELNAAAAAVARRAARAAEAATPGRRCFVAGAIGPLNRTLSMSPDVNRPDYRAVTWAQVVAAYAQQIRALVAPAPDTGGAPGVDALLVETIFDTLNAKAALFAIETVFSEPDPATGAPPPPRLPVMISVTITDASGRTLSGQTPEAFYNSVRHVRPFSVGINCALGGAAMRPFIEELARIAECPVTCYPNAGLPNAFGGYDETPADMARVLRQFAEAGLVNLVGGCCGSTPAHIKAIAEAVRGLPPRAVPSPHAELRLSGLEPLTLP, from the coding sequence ATGTCCGCCGCCATTTCTTTCCCGCCATCCGCCGAATCGCCGTCCTTTGCCGCGCTTCGCGAACTTTTCGCGCGGCGCATCGCCATCCTCGACGGCGCGATGGGCTCGATGGTGCAGACCTACAAACTCGCGGAGGCGGATTTCCGCGGCGGGGAGGGAGGGCGTTTCGCCGCCCACCCGCACGACCTTCAAGGCAACAACGACCTCCTCGGCATCACGCGGCCCGATGTCATCGAAGGCATCCACGCCGCGTATTTCGAGGCCGGGGCCGACATCGTGGAGACCAACACCTTTAACTCCACCGCCATTTCGCAGGCCGATTATCATCTGGAGTCGCTTGTGCCCGAGCTCAATGCCGCGGCCGCCGCCGTCGCCCGCCGCGCCGCCCGCGCGGCCGAAGCCGCCACGCCCGGACGCCGCTGTTTCGTGGCCGGCGCCATCGGCCCGCTCAACCGCACGCTTTCGATGTCGCCCGACGTCAACCGCCCCGACTACCGCGCCGTCACCTGGGCGCAAGTCGTCGCCGCCTATGCGCAGCAAATCCGCGCGCTCGTCGCGCCCGCTCCCGACACCGGCGGCGCGCCCGGCGTGGATGCGCTGCTGGTCGAGACCATTTTCGACACCCTCAACGCCAAGGCCGCGCTCTTCGCCATCGAAACGGTGTTCAGCGAACCCGATCCCGCGACCGGCGCGCCTCCTCCACCGCGCCTGCCCGTGATGATCAGCGTCACCATCACCGACGCATCAGGACGCACGCTTTCCGGACAGACACCCGAGGCCTTTTACAACAGCGTGCGGCACGTCCGCCCCTTCAGCGTGGGCATCAATTGCGCCCTCGGTGGCGCGGCCATGCGTCCGTTCATCGAGGAGCTTGCCCGCATCGCCGAATGCCCCGTCACCTGCTACCCGAACGCGGGGCTGCCCAATGCCTTCGGCGGCTACGATGAAACGCCGGCCGACATGGCGCGCGTCCTCCGTCAGTTTGCCGAAGCCGGCCTCGTCAACCTGGTCGGCGGCTGCTGCGGCTCCACGCCCGCGCACATCAAGGCCATCGCCGAAGCCGTTCGCGGACTTCCTCCGCGGGCGGTCCCGTCTCCGCACGCCGAACTCCGCCTCAGCGGCCTCGAACCGCTCACGCTCCCCTGA